The following DNA comes from Marinilactibacillus sp. Marseille-P9653.
AAAGCAGAACAGACAGATGGTACAATTAAACAGGTTGAAACTGTCGTGGAAGATCTGACAGAACAAATGAACGAAGTAGCTTCGATTGTCAGTACGATAGCTTCTATATCAGAACAAACAAACCTGCTTGCCCTGAATGCTTCTATAGAAGCAGCCAGAGCGGGAGAACATGGACGTGGGTTTGCGGTTGTCGCTGAAGAAGTGCGAAAACTGGCGGAAGAAGCCGCTTCAGCAACTGGCCATATTAGAGGAACAATGGAAGAAATTCAAGCGAAAGCGAAACTGGCTTCTTCTGAAATGGGCACTGCTAGAATGCTTTCCGCAGAACAATTTGACATCACGGGGCAAACCGTTGCTTCATTTGATCAGATTGCTGCTAGTAATCTTGAAATGATGAAGCTGGTTTCAAATATGACAAATCAAATTTCGAGTATTGAAACCAACAAAGAAAAAGTTGTTTCTGCAATTGGCGAAATTGCGGTTGTCATGGAAGAAACAGCTGCAGCTTCAGAAGAAGTGAGCGCATCGGCTAACGAGCAATTGACTGCTCTTGAAACCATTACGTTATCAGCAGAAGATTTGCAAACATCAAGTGAAAAATTGATGCAACAAATAGAACAATTTAAATCATAATAAACAAACAGACCAATTGGATTACACCATCCGATTGGTCTGTTTCGTTTTATATACCTGCAAGTGTAGTCAGTGTATCGCCAGAAACACGGTAAATCGTCCAGTCTTCCATAGGCTCCGCGCCCAAGGATTGATAGAAATCAATGCTCGACTGGTTCCAGTCCAAACAAATCCATTCCATGGGTCCACATCCTCGTTCAACAGCGATTTGAGCTAGTCTTTTCAAAAGACCTTTACCATAACCATGACCTCTATAAGTTGGATCAACATACAAGTCTTCCAGATAAAGACCCGAACGACCAAGGAAAGTGGAGAAGTTGTGGAAATATAGTGCAAACCCAACTTCCTTGTTATCCACAACTGCAAATAAAACTTCAGCTTTTTCTTTATGAAATAGCTGATCAATCAGTATCTCTTCAGTAGCAACAACTTCGTCTGCCAATTTCTCATAAGCAGCAAGCTCTTTGATAAATTTCAAGATGAGTGGTACATCTTCTCGTGTAGCTTTTCTAAACGTTAATGCAGATTGGCTCAAAATCAAAACTCCTTTTATTATGCTAATAGAAAGAGTATACGTTGGATAAAAAGAGTATTCAAATAAAGTTAAGAAGAAGTTATCCCCATACTGTGTATAACTGTGTGGATAAACCTGTGGAAATAGAATGTTAAAGCCCCTTTCACCCTAGAGAACCTTACTCTAGAGGGTGAAAGGAGCTTTTTTTGTTAAAAAGTTGTCCACAGAATGGCAACAACGAATAGAATGATTTCTACTAAAGTAAAGGCTAAGAAAGATTTTACAGAAGTAATAAAGGTTTCGCTTTTTACTTGTTTTTGATTGAATAGCTTAACTTGTTGGTGTGTAAAAATCAGCGTTGGATAAATGAGTAACATGATCCTCGGTAACCAGCCAAAAAGAATCGGTATAGCTAAAGTGATGTAACTTCCATAAGTCAGCCAATTGTAGAGTCGAATACTTTTCTCTTTACCAAGATGATAAACGAGGGTGAATCGGTGATTATCCACATCCTGTTCAAGATCACAGATATTATTCGCTAAAACAATGTTAGAGATTAAAAGCACTTGCGGTAGCGAAACAAATACGATGGCAAGGATTATCAGCCAATCTCCAAGTAAAAGGAAAGTGTTGTCTTGAAAGCTCAGCGACAAAATCAGTTCTTCTCTATAATTAACAAAAATCGAGATAAAGATAATTCCTAACCCAAGTGGTGGACCAGAAAATAACTCACCTAAGGGCATTCTTGACAAAGCAATCGGCCCGTATGTATAGGTGACCGCAATCACTGCAGAAATAATGCCCAGCGGAAGCAAGGCTAAATCTGTGCGAGCGACAAGAATGAATCCCAATATAAAGTAAAGAAGCAGCATACCGAAAATATAGTAGATAACCAGTTTTTCAGGAATGTTTTCCCTACCCATGATATTGGATTCTATTTCCAAAGAGTCTACAGAAGCGGTCTGATAATCAACTAATACATTAATGGCAGTCGTCGTAAAATCCAGTAGTACAGTTGCAATAAAGAAAATTAGGGTATTTAAAAAATTAAATGAATTAAAATAATATAGAGCATATAGTACACCAATGCAGACTGGCAACATGCTGGTAAATTTTGTGCGAATATCAACGAAGCGCATAAATTGTGGGATAGACATGATCAAGCTCCTTTTCGATAAAAATATGAACGTCACTTACAAATCCTTAGTCTTAGACTTTCATCTTTTTCAACGGTATAATGATAACAGCTGTTTTACATAAAATATACCATACGGAGTTCAAAAAGAGGAGAGATTCATTTGGAAGAGAAAACGATCATCATACTCGGAGCTGGGTTTTCTGGAGTCTTTACAGCCATGCATCTTTCCCGAAAATTAAGTGAAGATACTCAAGTTAATATTAAATTAGTGAATAAAAATCCATTCTTCACTTATAAAACCAGACTACATGAAGTCATTGGTGGTCGAATTCGTCCAGAAGAAGCGGTACATGATTTGAAAACCTTGTTTAAATCCTATGAAAATGTTGAAATTATTGTGGACGAAATGAAAAGAATCGACTAACATGAGCAATTTGTGATGACAAAGTCTCAGAAAATTTCATATGAGTATCTCGTTTTAGCAATGGGCGGAGAACCCAACGATTTTGGTATCGAAGGTGTCAGCGAATACGGCTTTACGATGTGGTCTTGGAAAGAAGCGGTTAGAATTCGAAAACATATTCTAGCGATGGTCGAACAGGCTGCCAAAGAAACAGATCTTAAGAAGCGTCAGGCGATGCTACATTTTGTGATCTGTGGTGGAGGACTAACAGGAAGTGAAATCATGGGAGAACTCGTTGAATGGAAACCGCAGCTTGAAAAAAGTTTTGGGCTATAAGAAAACGAGATTTCTTTATCCTTAGTCGAAGCCTCTCCAACCATTCTACCGGTATTGCCTGAAAAAGAGTCACAGCGAGTAAAGGCGTATTTTGCTGAAAACCAAGTGAACTTAATGACCGAAGCTTCGGTTTCGAAAGTGACCTTTGACTCGGTTGAAATCAAAGGTCAAGAACCCCTTCAGACGTATTCATTGATTTGGACAGCTGGCGTGAAAGCTACATCTGACGTTGTAGATTTGGCGGGGGAGTTTGGAAAAGCAGGGCGGCTAAAAACGTTCGGTACGATGTCTGCGCAAAATATGGAAAAAATCTATGTAGTTGGAGATTTAGTTCATTATGAAGATGCTTCGGGCACTGCTTTGCCTCAAAATACTCAAACAGCTGAGCAGACAGCCTTAACAGCAGCGGAGAATATCGCAGCAGAGCTGCGTCCAGAATTGAAGTCGACTCTGCATAAAAATAACCAGAAAGGCACGATTGTTTCAGTCGGAGCAACATATGGTGTTGGCTACTTAATGGACCTTGTACATATCAAGGGACCGATTGCGGTAACGATGAAACATCTTGTAAATTTAATGACATGGGGACAAATGAAATCTTTGTCCAACCTTAGCAAATATCTGAAGCAGGAAATTGCTGCTTCAAAACAAGATCGATATGTATCTTAAATAAAGGTCTATCAGAAACCAATGCAAGAGAATACGCGTCTTCTAAATGACGATTAAGGCGGAATGAGAGTGAGCATGCACCCGTTGTGGGATGAATATCCAGTTTTAAAAGAAGAGTTGAGTGAGACAAAAAAGCTCATCTACAATAAAATTTTCATTCGTAATAAGCAAGTCAATGATGCAGCAAAACATATTTTTGAAGAGAGCGGAAAAATGGTTCGTCCAGCATACGCTTTGTTGTTCTCTAGACTTGGACCAGATAGTCAATCTGAGAGGGCAAAGATTGTAGCAGCATCTATCGAGATCTTTCATAATGCGACTTTATTACACGATGACATTGTTGATGAAGGAGCGATTAGAAGAGGGAGTCCGACCATTCAGGCGGCTTACGGGAAGAAAGCAGCTGTATATGCAGGAGATTTCTTACTATCTATCTGTTTTAGAATCACCCATCCTTACCGAATTGAACTAGATGTTCAAGGCATATTAACGCGAGCAATGGAGCGCGTGATTGGAGGAGAACTCCATCAACTAGATCAATCTTTCAATGAAGAAATCACAATGAGGCGATATCTGACGCAGATTCGCGGGAAAACGGCAGAACTATTTGCACTGTCCTGTTACGCTGGTGCAATGGAATCTGGATTATCTGAAAAAGAACAGTGGATCAGTTACCGTATTGGTGTTCAAGTTGGTATGGCGTTTCAGCTACTGGATGATTTACTAGAATATACTCAAGAAGAATCCACTTGGGGGAAATCTCTATTTCAAGATTTATCTAATGGCGTTTATACAGCTCCGATCCTCTTTGCAATGAAAAAAGAGCCCGAATTCTTCAAAGCTCAATTTGCTAAAGAATCCTATACACAAGAAGATTTATTGTTGATTCGAAAAACCTTAACGGAAACGAAGGGGCTAGATGCAGCTTTTGAACTGGCGGAACGATACACAGAAAAGGCGCTAGAACTCATTCAACAGTTACCAGAAGGACAAAGTAAAAAAGACATTGAACAGTTAACTAGAACCCTACTGTCAAGAGACGTTTAATGGTATGATAAAAAGCATCTTCTAGCAAAATAGAAGATGCTTTTTCAATCGATTCGACTAGGAGGAACAGAAATGTTTGAAACGTTAAACTACTTTCAAATGATTACAATAACATAC
Coding sequences within:
- a CDS encoding UbiA family prenyltransferase, whose product is MSIPQFMRFVDIRTKFTSMLPVCIGVLYALYYFNSFNFLNTLIFFIATVLLDFTTTAINVLVDYQTASVDSLEIESNIMGRENIPEKLVIYYIFGMLLLYFILGFILVARTDLALLPLGIISAVIAVTYTYGPIALSRMPLGELFSGPPLGLGIIFISIFVNYREELILSLSFQDNTFLLLGDWLIILAIVFVSLPQVLLISNIVLANNICDLEQDVDNHRFTLVYHLGKEKSIRLYNWLTYGSYITLAIPILFGWLPRIMLLIYPTLIFTHQQVKLFNQKQVKSETFITSVKSFLAFTLVEIILFVVAILWTTF
- a CDS encoding GNAT family N-acetyltransferase; the encoded protein is MSQSALTFRKATREDVPLILKFIKELAAYEKLADEVVATEEILIDQLFHKEKAEVLFAVVDNKEVGFALYFHNFSTFLGRSGLYLEDLYVDPTYRGHGYGKGLLKRLAQIAVERGCGPMEWICLDWNQSSIDFYQSLGAEPMEDWTIYRVSGDTLTTLAGI
- a CDS encoding polyprenyl synthetase family protein, with the translated sequence MHPLWDEYPVLKEELSETKKLIYNKIFIRNKQVNDAAKHIFEESGKMVRPAYALLFSRLGPDSQSERAKIVAASIEIFHNATLLHDDIVDEGAIRRGSPTIQAAYGKKAAVYAGDFLLSICFRITHPYRIELDVQGILTRAMERVIGGELHQLDQSFNEEITMRRYLTQIRGKTAELFALSCYAGAMESGLSEKEQWISYRIGVQVGMAFQLLDDLLEYTQEESTWGKSLFQDLSNGVYTAPILFAMKKEPEFFKAQFAKESYTQEDLLLIRKTLTETKGLDAAFELAERYTEKALELIQQLPEGQSKKDIEQLTRTLLSRDV
- a CDS encoding FAD/NAD(P)-binding protein, yielding MEEKTIIILGAGFSGVFTAMHLSRKLSEDTQVNIKLVNKNPFFTYKTRLHEVIGGRIRPEEAVHDLKTLFKSYENVEIIVDEMKRID